A single genomic interval of Gossypium raimondii isolate GPD5lz chromosome 11, ASM2569854v1, whole genome shotgun sequence harbors:
- the LOC105761809 gene encoding fasciclin-like arabinogalactan protein 11, whose translation MRKLLAFAFLFFFFWDKTLAQIAPAPPLKVDNITSILEKGGQFTTFIKLLKATQVADQLNNQLSTPDPNDGITVFAPSDNAFSGLKSGTLNSLSDQEKLQLVQFHILPTLMSTSQFQTASNPLRTQAGDVKGGKFPLNVTAEGNQVNVTTGVVNATVENSVFSDRRIAVYQVDKVLLPLEIFGTAPEPAPAPVVPENGGLVSSPKTAVKGADAAGAVSLKFHALAMGFSSFAVFWAILGGF comes from the coding sequence ATGAGAAAGCTGCTAGCCTTtgcctttcttttcttcttcttttgggATAAAACATTAGCTCAAATAGCTCCGGCGCCACCGTTAAAGGTGGACAACATCACTTCCATCCTCGAAAAAGGTGGCCAATTCACGACTTTCATCAAGCTATTGAAAGCCACACAGGTGGCTGATCAACTAAACAACCAGCTAAGCACACCGGACCCAAACGACGGGATAACGGTGTTTGCACCGAGTGACAACGCGTTCTCCGGACTCAAATCCGGGACGTTAAACTCACTTTCCGACCAAGAGAAGCTTCAGTTGGTTCAGTTCCATATACTCCCGACGTTAATGTCGACGTCGCAGTTTCAAACGGCCAGTAACCCTTTGAGAACCCAAGCTGGGGATGTTAAAGGTGGGAAGTTTCCGCTTAATGTGACGGCGGAGGGGAACCAAGTGAATGTGACGACCGGAGTGGTGAATGCGACGGTGGAGAATAGCGTGTTTTCTGACCGGAGGATCGCGGTTTACCAGGTGGATAAGGTGCTTTTGCCGTTGGAGATTTTTGGGACAGCGCCGGAGCCGGCTCCGGCGCCAGTTGTTCCGGAGAATGGTGGTTTGGTTTCGAGTCCTAAAACAGCGGTTAAGGGTGCTGATGCAGCTGGTGCGGTGAGCTTGAAATTTCATGCTTTGGCAATGGGTTTTTCGTCATTTGCTGTTTTCTGGGCTATTTTGGGGggattttga
- the LOC105761811 gene encoding DEAD-box ATP-dependent RNA helicase 57, whose protein sequence is MEKAASFLFAGTIFNKKKYADEIARFKEKKETENEVDYLSSFERVNPGSEEVTVSTKKRKRKQAASEAVEGFNVFKSSKKALVISEENKTDEGEDNLSKEKKKINLKLEADSILRKQYNIHVSGNKVASPLKSFADLSSVYGCESYLLHNFAKLGFKEPTPIQRQAIPVLLSGRECFACAPTGSGKTLAFVSPMLMKLKHASTEGVRAVILCPTRELAAQTTRECKKLAEGNKFYIKLLTKKLIRSAHLTKLRCDILISTPLRLSSAIKKRKLDLSRVEYLVLDESDKLFELGLIKQIDSVVKACSNPSIIRSLFSATLPDSVEELARTIMHDAVRVIIGRKNTASESVNQKLVFAGTEEGKLLALRQSFQERLNPPVLIFVQSKERAKELYEELKFDNIRVGVIHSDLSETQRENVVNDFRAGKTWVLIATDVIARGMDFKGVNCVINYDFPDSAAAYIHRIGRSGRAGRTGEAITFYTEDDVPFLRNIANVMAASGCEVPSWIMALRKLRWKKHRPKRESILTIPDVAEE, encoded by the exons ATGGAAAAAGCCGCTTCCTTCTTGTTCGCCGGTACTATCTTCAACAAAAAGAAGTACGCCGACGAGATCGCCCGGTTTAAG gagaaaaaagaaactgaaaatgAAGTGGATTATTTGAGTTCGTTCGAACGTGTAAATCCAGGTTCAGAGGAAGTTACGGTTTCTACGAAAAAAAGAAAGCGTAAACAAGCAGCTTCAg AAGCGGTAGAAGGATTTAATGTCTTTAAGAGTTCAAAAAAAGCACTGGTTATAAGCGAAGAGAACAAAACAGATGAGGGAGAAGATAATCTTtctaaagaaaagaagaaaataaacctaaaattgGAG GCAGATTCGATTTTGCGGAAACAGTATAATATTCATGTCTCTGGGAATAAAGTTGCGTCTCCACTGAAGAGTTTCGCAGACTTAAGCTCAGT ATATGGATGTGAGTCTTATTTATTGCACAATTTTGCTAAACTTGGATTTAAAGAGCCAACACCAATTCAACGACAGGCTATTCCGGTTCTTCTATCC GGTCGAGAATGCTTTGCTTGTGCCCCAACTGGGTCCGGAAAAACCTTGGCTTTTGTATCGCCTATGCTTATGAAACTCAAG CATGCATCGACTGAAGGTGTGAGAGCTGTTATACTGTGTCCTACTCGTGAGCTAGCTGCTCAGACGACCAGAGAGTGTAAAAAACTTGCAGaaggaaataaattttatataaaactgtTGACTAAAAAGCTCATAAGAAGCGCGCATTTGACAAAGCTGCGTTGTGATATACTTATATCCACGCCACTTCGCTTGAGTTCAGCTATCAAGAAAAGGAAACTTGATTTGAGCAG gGTTGAATATCTTGTCCTGGATGAGTCCGACAAACTGTTTGAGCTTGGCTTGATAAAGCAGATTGATTCTGTGGTTAAAGCATGTTCTAATCCTTCGATTATACGCTCATTATTTAGTGCTACTTTACCTGATTCGGTTGAGGAACTTGCACGCACCATAATGCATGATGCTGTTCGCGTTATTATTGGCAGAAA GAATACGGCTTCTGAATCTGTTAATCAAAAGTTAGTTTTTGCTGGAACTGAAGAAGGGAAACTACTTGCTCTTCGGCAAAGTTTTCAAGAG AGATTGAATCCTCCGGTTTTGATCTTTGTACAAAGCAAAGAACGCGCAAAGGAACTGTATGAAGAGctgaaatttgataatattagaGTTGGTGTCATCCATTCAGACTTATCTGAAACACAG CGTGAAAATGTTGTTAATGACTTCCGAGCTGGCAAAACGTGGGTTTTGATCGCCACCGATGTCATTGCCCGTGGAATGGACTTCAAAGGTGTCAACTGTGTGATTAATTACGATTTTCCCGATTCTGCTGCTGCGTACATTCACCGAATCG GTCGGTCCGGCAGAGCAGGGAGGACCGGAGAAGCTATTACTTTCTACACAGAAGATGATGTTCCGTTTTTGCGTAACATAGCTAATGTGATGGCAGCATCCGGCTGCGAGGTTCCGTCCTGGATCATGGCTTTGCGTAAGCTAAGGTGGAAGAAGCATCGGCCCAAAAGAGAGTCGATTTTAACCATACCAGATGTTGCAGAAGAGTAA
- the LOC105801664 gene encoding uncharacterized protein LOC105801664: MAEKFLMAASMAALVCHPSSSINCFKPKPQTSQRTTSKSAKKNTDIQTDSSLSKTSSSCSSFSDTNTTSTPRSHVPNRVPLTTSCKDLYLVSSLFEKDPAFRVVETIFKSGWDVKTGLEIEKILKINHTIDVLKRFEEYREIVKSKSSNIERLAVDGNEVLKFYGTIVTCSLGIDEFSRICYRESCGVCRMIGLRLSEVEESVGLSDDSRCAHRKVTKECGVDNKVRGRKVVVVCRVIAGRVARCRGQGVGLVEGREGGFDSVVSSCTDRSEELVVLDARAVLPCFVIVYNVKHSKGYKV; this comes from the coding sequence ATGGCCGAAAAATTCTTAATGGCAGCTTCAATGGCTGCTCTTGTTTGTCATCCTAGTTCCTCCATTAATTGCTTTAAACCCAAACCCCAAACATCACAAAGAACAACATCAAAATCTGCTAAAAAAAATACTGATATTCAAACCGATTCTTCATTGTCTAAAACctcttcttcttgttcttctttttcCGACACGAACACAACATCGACACCACGATCCCATGTTCCGAATCGTGTTCCATTGACAACAAGTTGTAAGGATTTGTATTTGGTTTCGAGTCTTTTCGAGAAAGATCCGGCTTTTCGTGTCGTTGAGACGATATTCAAATCGGGTTGGGACGTTAAAACCGGGCTTGAAATCGAGAAAATATTGAAGATCAATCATACAATCGATGTTCTCAAAAGGTTTGAAGAATATAGGGAGATTGTTAAATCAAAGAGTTCAAATATAGAGAGATTAGCTGTTGATGGCAATGAAGTGTTAAAGTTTTATGGTACTATTGTTACTTGTTCTTTAGGTATCGATGAATTCTCGAGGATTTGTTATAGGGAAAGTTGTGGGGTTTGCAGGATGATCGGGTTAAGGTTATCGGAAGTTGAAGAATCAGTGGGGTTGAGTGATGATAGTCGATGTGCACATCGGAAAGTTACGAAGGAATGTGGTGTGGATAATAAGGTTCGAGGTAGGAAAGTGGTGGTTGTTTGTAGAGTGATTGCGGGACGGGTGGCTCGGTGTCGTGGACAAGGGGTCGGGCTCGTGGAAGGACGAGAAGGTGGATTCGATTCGGTGGTGAGTTCTTGTACGGATCGGTCGGAAGAACTTGTTGTTTTGGATGCAAGAGCTGTGCTCCCATGCTTTGTGATTGTGTATAATGTTAAACACTCGAAAGGTTACAAAGTCTAG
- the LOC105761808 gene encoding probable E3 ubiquitin-protein ligase LOG2: MGNFSSTDANERRRNAIRQIYTSQPQHPPHPSAQPQPGYNADPYAYAASTPYPAQYYQYPRGYYPPQNPVPMQYQAPYDHRGGSYMGNANWGGYPYGAMMHPAPEPVPYIEHQQAVTVKNDVNLKKETLKLAADASNPGKFSVNFTFDANVAGRMTVMFFAKEGEDCKLTPMKENMQPSVTMPFEQGTGQKFQQPPGSGISFFMFEESELLNVGEAGIYPLAVKAEVFPANSNDGSQNTQITLAVFEKENEEYHVRVVKQILWVNGMRYELQEIYGIRNSVNNNNVGTSDAGKDCVICLTEPQDTTVLPCRHMCMCNSCAKVLRCQTNRCPICRQSIERLLEIKVNNSTNE; encoded by the exons ATGGGGAATTTCAGTAGCACCGACGCGAACGAGCGACGGAGGAACGCCATCCGGCAGATCTACACCTCGCAGCCTCAACACCCGCCACATCCCTCCGCTCAACCGCAACCGGGGTACAACGCCGACCCTTACGCCTACGCCGCATCGACGCCGTACCCGGCGCAATATTACCAATACCCTCGTGGCTATTACCCGCCTCAGAACCCGGTGCCGATGCAGTATCAAGCACCGTACGATCATCGAGGTGGGTCATATATGGGGAATGCCAATTGGGGTGGTTATCCTTACGGAGCAATGATGCATCCGGCGCCGGAACCGGTGCCGTACATTGAGCATCAACAGGCGGTTACCGTAAAGAATGACGTTAATTTGAAGAAGGAAACTTTGAAATTGGCAGCTGATGCGTCGAATCCTGGCAAGTTTTCGGTTAATTTCACGTTTGATGCTAACGTTGCTGGAAG GATGACCGTTATGTTCTTCGCAAAAGAAGGTGAAGATTGCAAACTAACACCGATGAAAGAAAATATGCAACCGTCAGTAACCATGCCTTTCGAACAGGGTACAGGACAGAAATTCCAACAGCCACCCGGATCGGGGATCAGTTTCTTTATGTTCGAGGAATCGGAATTACTGAACGTGGGTGAGGCCGGGATTTATCCCCTGGCAGTGAAAGCAGAGGTATTTCCCGCCAACTCGAATGATGGATCCCAGAATACTCAGATAACTCTAGCCGTGTTCGAGAAAGAGAATGAAGAATACCATGTAAGAGTGGTGAAACAGATTCTGTGGGTAAATGGGATGAGATATGAGCTGCAAGAAATATACGGAATCAGAAATTCggtcaataataataatgtcgGTACAAGTGATGCCGGAAAAGACTGCGTTATTTGCCTTACCGAGCCTCAGGACACTACCGTTCTTCCTTGCAGACATATG TGCATGTGCAACTCCTGTGCAAAGGTCTTGAGATGCCAGACTAATCGATGCCCGATTTGTAGACAATCGATCGAGAGGCTTTTGGAGATAAAGGTCAACAACAGCACCAACGAATGA
- the LOC105761813 gene encoding nuclear transcription factor Y subunit B-8 has translation MAEALAPASPGGGSHESGEQSPKSNVREQDRFLPIANISRIMKKALPANGKIAKDAKETVQECVSEFISFITSEASDKCQREKRKTINGDDLLWAMATLGFEDYIDPLKIYLSRYREMEGDAKGSAKGGDASAKKDVQPGPNGQLVHQGSFSQGVNYGNSQAHLMLPMQGTD, from the exons ATGGCGGAAGCACTGGCACCGGCGAGTCCCGGCGGAGGAAGCCACGAGAGTGGCGAGCAGAGCCCGAAATCGAATGTGCGAGAACAGGATCGGTTTCTACCTATAGCTAATATCAGCCGTATTATGAAGAAGGCTCTTCCTGCTAACGGCAAGATCGCTAAAGATGCTAAGGAGACTGTACAAGAGTGCGTCTCTGAGTTTATCAGCTTCATCACTAGCGA AGCTAGTGATAAGTGTCAGAGAGAGAAGAGGAAGACTATTAATGGGGATGATCTGCTCTGGGCTATGGCGACTTTAGGGTTTGAGGATTACATTGATCCGCTTAAGATTTACCTTTCCCGATACAGAGAG ATGGAG GGTGATGCTAAGGGCTCGGCTAAAGGTGGAGATGCGTCTGCTAAGAAGGATGTCCAACCAGGCCCAAATGGCCAG CTTGTTCATCAAGGTTCATTCTCACAAGGTGTTAATTATGGGAATTCTCaa GCCCATCTGATGCTTCCGATGCAAGGCACTGATTAG
- the LOC105761815 gene encoding 60S ribosomal protein L4 has protein sequence MAAAAARPLVSVQTIESDMATDATPTVPLADVMKASIRPDIVTFVHDNISKNSRQPYAVSKRAGHQTSAESWGTGRAVSRIPRVPGGGTHRAGQGAFGNMCRGGRMFAPTKIWRRWHRKINVNQKRYAVASAIAASAVPSLVMARGHRIESVPEMPLVISDAVESVEKTSAAIKVLKQVGAYPDVEKAKDSQGIRPGKGKMRNRRYISRKGPLIVYGTEGAKLVKAFRNIPGVEVANVERLNLLKLAPGGHLGRFIIWTKSAYEKLDSIYGSFEKPCEKKKGYILPRSKMVNADLGRIINSDEVQSVVKPIKKEIKRAPLKKNPLKNLNAMLKLNPYAKTARRMSLLAEAQRVKAKKEKLDKKRKPISKEEATAIKSAGKAWYQTMISDSDYTEFENFSKWLGVSQ, from the exons ATGGCAGCCGCCGCCGCCCGTCCTCTGGTTTCGGTGCAAACCATAGAGTCCGATATGGCTACCGACGCTACGCCTACTGTTCCTCTCGCTGATGTCATGAAAGCCTCCATCCGACCAGACATCGTCACCTTCGTCCACGATAACATTTCCAAGAACAGCCGCCAGCCTTACGCTGTCTCCAAGCGTGCTGGTCACCAGACCTCAGCTGAATCGTGGGGAACTGGCCGTGCCGTCTCCCGTATCCCGCGTGTTCCTGGTGGTGGTACTCACCGTGCTGGCCAAGGTGCTTTTGGGAACATGTGTCGTGGAGGCCGTATGTTTGCTCCTACCAAGATCTGGCGCCGTTGGCACCGGAAGATCAATGTTAACCAGAAGAGGTACGCCGTTGCCTCCGCAATCGCCGCTTCTGCTGTTCCTTCACTCGTGATGGCACGTGGTCACCGTATCGAGTCTGTTCCGGAGATGCCTCTGGTCATATCGGACGCTGTGGAGAGTGTGGAAAAGACCTCGGCTGCAATTAAGGTTTTGAAACAGGTCGGAGCATATCCGGATGTGGAAAAGGCTAAGGACAGTCAAGGGATCCGACCCGGAAAAGGGAAAATGAGGAACCGTAGGTACATTTCTCGAAAAGGTCCTTTGATTGTTTATGGAACTGAAGGGGCAAAGCTTGTTAAAGCCTTCCGTAACATCCCTGGAGTCGAGGTTGCCAATGTGGAGAGGCTCAATTTGTTGAAACTCGCTCCTGGTGGACACCTTGGACGGTTCATTATTTGGACCAAATCAGCTTACGAGAAACTTGACTCGATTTATGGGTCATTTGAGAAGCCTTGTGAGAAGAAGAAGGGGTACATTTTACCTCGTTCTAAGATGGTGAATGCAGATCTTGGTAGGATCATTAACTCCGATGAGGTTCAGTCGGTCGTTAAGCCAATTAAGAAGGAGATCAAGAGGGCACCTTTGAAGAAGAATCCACTCAAGAACTTGAATGCTATGCTGAAGTTGAACCCTTACGCAAAGACTGCTAGAAGGATGTCTCTTTTGGCTGAGGCACAACGTGTTAAGGCCAAGAAGGAGAAGCTTGACAAGAAGAGGAAGCCTATATCTAAG GAGGAAGCAACCGCAATCAAGTCAGCTGGCAAAGCATGGTATCAAACTATGATCTCCGACAGCGATTACACAGAGTTCGAGAACTTCTCCAAGTGGTTGGGCGTGTCGCAGTAA
- the LOC105761812 gene encoding uncharacterized protein LOC105761812 has protein sequence MCDFDLPIDFDIKGLSLIDVTSEDDCLIDSPLRDDTTPQFSGSFDEHGKLEGDETRGKGRYNLRKSLTWDSAFFSSAAFLEPEECTNTLESSENGEIHTLPGIQEDVDNYSDSSTMLHGEASTLRNSFVKKELETKDPKNVSSSKKLEYTNHDKVKQKAARKKASLAVTVPVKTMKQAPARPQTSQASIFHHTMQISVLRAESSRSEISTTSSLHKPPKGLSIVGPISATHTRRASLGGLNCKIEKDTKSVTGKGTTVLKTPRRPASSTGATKIAAEGKSRVGRSQVSTFLKSPTNLNQSMSVASSYGEWSSDTSLSQSTSNKRSSIVRAGLGSGSHKVTVRNSDPEQVLDASTGSEVTGSLDESTGVHSASIKPSGLRPPSPKLGYSNGVRLPRHTRTRSMDSYPSMSLILPQIGPKSNTPSAYSNKMPTRTTTTTKERLPGHTRTQSMDSYPIMPKIGPRSNSPSAYSNKIPARTTTTKERLPGHTRTRSMDSYPIMPKIGQRSNSPSAYSNTIPARTTTTKVLNASRNPKIKTGIIYPKHQNKSSPKPRKGSYSKAQGIGSAEKIASPDVPKLVVKLGGKGAQIKDTKIVPLGGT, from the exons atgtgtGATTTTGATTTACCAATCGATTTTGATATTAAAGGGTTGAGCCTCATCGACGTTACGTCCGAAGACGATTGCCTCATCGATTCGCCTCTTCGCGATGATACAACCCCTCAATTCTCAG GCTCTTTTGATGAACATGGAAAGTTAGAGGGAGACGAGACAAGAGGAAAGGGAAGATATAATTTACGCAAAAGTTTGACTTGGGATAGTGCTTTCTTTAGTAGTGCAg CTTTTCTTGAGCCAGAGGAGTGCACTAACACGCTGGAAAgcagtgaaaatggtgaaatacATACATTGCCTGGGATTCAAGAGGATGTGGACAACTATTCTGATTCTTCAACAATGTTACATGGTGAAGCTTCAACACTGCgaaattcttttgttaaaaaggAACTGGAAACAAAAGATCCTAAGAATGTGTCAT cTTCGAAGAAGTTAGAGTATACTAATCATGACAAG GTGAAGCAGAAGGCTGCTCGTAAGAAGGCAAGCTTAGCTGTAACGGTCCCTGTGAAAACAATGAAGCAGGCTCCTGCCCGACCACAGACTTCACAGGCTAGTATATTCCACCATACCATGCAAATTAGTGTTCTAAGGGCGGAG TCTTCTAGAAGTGAAATATCAACAACTTCATCTCTTCATAAACCACCAAAGGGACTAAGCATAGTTGGTCCAATTTCAGCAACACATACAAGAAGGGCTTCTTTGGGTGGTCTGAATtgcaaaatagaaaaagataCAAAAAGTGTGACTG GTAAAGGAACCACAGTATTAAAGACTCCACGTAGGCCTGCTTCGTCCACTGGTGCAACCAAAATTGCAGCCGAAGGTAAAAGTCGAGTAGGGCGGTCACAGGTCTCGACTTTTTTGAAGTCTCCTACCAATCTCAACCAGAGTATGTCTGTGGCTAGCTCTTACGGTGAATGGTCCTCGGACACATCATTGTCACAATCAACTTCGAATAAGAGGTCTAGTATCGTACGAGCCGGCCTTGGTTCAGGCTCTCACAAGGTAACTGTTCGGAATTCTGATCCTGAACAAGTTTTGGATGCAAGTACTGGTTCTGAGGTTACCGGCTCACTTGATGAAAGTACCGGGGTTCATTCGGCTTCGATAAAACCATCCGGCCTTCGACCGCCATCACCGAAACTTGGCTATTCTAACGGG GTAAGATTACCCAGACACACTCGAACTCGGAGTATGGATTCTTACCCTAGTATGTCACTTATTCTGCCTCAAATCGGACCGAAAAGCAATACTCCGAGTGCTTACTCGAACAAGATGCCTACTAGAACTACTACTACAACAAAG GAAAGATTACCCGGACACACTCGAACTCAGAGTATGGATTCTTACCCTATTATGCCTAAAATCGGACCGAGAAGCAATAGTCCGAGCGCTTACTCGAACAAGATACCTGCTAGAACTACTACAACAAAG GAAAGATTACCCGGACACACTCGAACTCGGAGTATGGATTCTTACCCCATTATGCCTAAAATCGGACAGAGAAGCAATAGTCCGAGCGCTTACTCGAACACGATACCCGCTAGAACTACTACAACAAAGGTACTAAATGCTTCGAGAAACCCGAAAATAAAAACTGGCATAATATATcctaaacatcaaaataaatccTCCCCGAAACCCAGAAAGGGAAGTTACTCAAAGGCTCAAGGCATTGGTTCTGCAGAAAAAATCGCAAGTCCAGATGTCCCAAAGTTGGTTGTAAAACTAGGAGGCAAAGGAGCTCAAATTAAAGATACCAAGATCGTTCCTCTCGGAGGTACCTGA